One window of Trinickia caryophylli genomic DNA carries:
- a CDS encoding mannose-1-phosphate guanylyltransferase/mannose-6-phosphate isomerase produces the protein MPTMLPRDTVGARAAVVGKSCRRIVPVVLAGGSGTRLWPMSREHYPKQLIGVIGADTLLQATVRRLDGFPDGWTLAESPVIVCGGEHCFLIDEQLRASGVTPQLIVEPARRDTAPALTLAAAHACAEGEDAVLVVMPADHSIADVRALQAALERAARYAEQGAIATLGVPPTRADTGFGYIRVGDALGDGAYGVEGFVEKPAAELAAQYLAAGTYWWNSGIFVMRASVWLDAVAALRPDMHDACMAAFEHGTRAGEHFHPAPAAFADTPADSIDYAVMEHLGSADAPFRGVVVPLEAGWSDLGSWDAVWDALAKDGDGNVARGRVVFEGATSTYAHSEGRLVACVGTTDLVVVETADAVLVADRSHVQRIKGLVARIKADHAPEADAHRKVRRPWGSYDSVDRGDRFQVKRIVVSPGARLSLQMHHHRAEHWIVVRGTARVTRGDDAFLLSENESTYIPLGVTHRLENPGKVPLEIIEVQSGAYLGEDDIVRFDDQYGRCEPPAPVSTGTDGRVPG, from the coding sequence ATGCCCACGATGCTGCCGCGCGACACCGTCGGGGCGCGGGCCGCTGTCGTCGGCAAGTCGTGCCGGCGCATCGTTCCGGTCGTGCTCGCGGGCGGCTCCGGCACACGGCTTTGGCCGATGTCGCGCGAGCACTATCCGAAGCAGCTCATCGGCGTGATCGGCGCCGATACGCTGCTGCAGGCGACGGTGCGCCGTCTCGACGGTTTTCCCGACGGTTGGACGCTCGCGGAGTCGCCTGTCATCGTCTGCGGCGGCGAGCACTGCTTTCTCATCGACGAACAATTGCGGGCGAGCGGGGTCACGCCGCAGCTCATCGTCGAGCCCGCGCGGCGCGACACCGCTCCGGCACTCACGCTCGCGGCGGCGCACGCATGCGCCGAGGGCGAGGACGCGGTTCTCGTCGTCATGCCGGCCGATCATTCGATCGCCGACGTCCGCGCGCTTCAAGCCGCGCTCGAGCGCGCCGCACGATACGCGGAGCAGGGTGCGATCGCAACGCTCGGCGTACCGCCGACGCGGGCCGATACGGGTTTCGGCTATATCCGCGTGGGAGATGCGCTCGGCGACGGCGCGTACGGCGTCGAAGGATTCGTCGAAAAGCCCGCGGCCGAGCTGGCTGCGCAATATCTCGCAGCGGGCACGTATTGGTGGAACAGCGGAATTTTCGTCATGCGCGCTTCGGTGTGGCTCGACGCGGTGGCCGCGCTCAGGCCCGACATGCACGACGCGTGCATGGCCGCATTCGAACACGGCACGCGAGCCGGCGAGCATTTCCATCCCGCGCCCGCTGCCTTTGCGGACACACCCGCCGATTCGATCGACTATGCCGTCATGGAGCATCTCGGCTCGGCCGATGCGCCGTTTCGCGGCGTGGTCGTGCCGCTCGAGGCAGGCTGGTCCGATCTCGGCTCCTGGGATGCCGTATGGGACGCGCTCGCCAAGGACGGCGACGGCAACGTCGCGCGCGGCCGCGTCGTGTTCGAAGGCGCGACGTCGACCTACGCGCATTCGGAGGGACGCCTCGTTGCCTGCGTGGGTACGACGGATCTCGTCGTCGTGGAAACGGCCGACGCGGTGCTCGTTGCCGATCGCTCGCACGTGCAGCGCATCAAAGGTCTCGTCGCGCGCATCAAGGCCGATCACGCACCCGAGGCGGATGCCCATCGGAAAGTGCGGCGCCCGTGGGGCTCTTACGACTCCGTCGATCGCGGCGATCGCTTTCAGGTCAAGCGCATCGTCGTCTCGCCGGGTGCGCGGCTCTCGCTTCAGATGCACCACCATCGCGCGGAGCATTGGATCGTCGTGCGCGGTACGGCGCGCGTCACGCGCGGCGACGATGCGTTCCTGCTGAGCGAGAACGAGTCGACTTATATCCCGCTCGGCGTGACGCACCGGCTCGAGAATCCGGGGAAAGTGCCGCTCGAAATCATCGAGGTGCAGTCGGGCGCGTATCTGGGCGAGGACGACATCGTGCGATTCGACGACCAATATGGCCGCTGCGAGCCGCCGGCCCCCGTGAGCACCGGCACCGACGGCCGGGTGCCGGGTTGA
- a CDS encoding GlxA family transcriptional regulator translates to MPYASIEPALTGWLSVGEKRAHSATRSVAIVLFDGFSLLGAGLVAEVFHVANELVATRSHEDWIYDVSFLSAGGGNVSCSSSVRVWTDGLDARHYSGFDALFVAGGKGASVAANDERLIGWLRRVQVKTSNVRSIEEGHLLLEAAGIGNRDSGHQFSSYLRQAGNETPVVEAGDRLAPMKGALAIVKRDLGLDIAKSVAERLMPGSSARFVPILGDAGAASAGDKIRAAARWIQDNCERPISIADAAQVAAMSERNFLRRFKLELGMTPSDYLLQVRLAITCSLLIDSELPVDKIARRSGMGNGDRLAKIFRKRMMVSPTEFRVQSRREARG, encoded by the coding sequence ATGCCTTACGCCAGTATCGAACCCGCGCTGACAGGTTGGTTGTCCGTTGGCGAGAAGCGCGCGCACAGCGCCACGCGCAGCGTCGCGATCGTGCTGTTCGACGGATTTTCGCTGCTTGGGGCAGGGCTCGTTGCCGAGGTGTTCCACGTCGCCAACGAGCTCGTTGCTACACGATCGCATGAGGATTGGATCTACGACGTTTCGTTCCTTTCGGCCGGCGGCGGCAACGTAAGTTGCTCGTCGTCGGTGCGCGTGTGGACCGACGGGCTCGATGCGCGCCATTACAGCGGCTTCGATGCGCTCTTCGTCGCGGGCGGAAAGGGCGCCAGCGTCGCGGCCAACGACGAACGTCTGATCGGCTGGCTGCGCCGCGTGCAGGTGAAGACGAGCAATGTCCGCTCGATCGAGGAAGGGCACTTGCTGCTCGAGGCCGCCGGCATCGGTAATCGCGACAGCGGTCATCAATTCAGTTCGTATCTTCGTCAGGCCGGCAACGAGACGCCCGTCGTCGAAGCAGGCGACAGGCTCGCGCCGATGAAAGGCGCGCTCGCGATCGTCAAGCGCGACCTCGGTCTCGATATCGCGAAGAGCGTGGCAGAGCGGCTGATGCCGGGCTCGAGCGCGCGCTTCGTGCCGATTCTCGGCGATGCCGGTGCCGCGAGCGCGGGCGACAAGATCCGCGCGGCCGCGCGCTGGATCCAGGACAACTGCGAGCGCCCGATTTCGATTGCCGACGCGGCGCAGGTCGCCGCCATGAGCGAGCGCAATTTCCTGCGGCGCTTCAAGCTGGAACTCGGCATGACCCCGTCGGATTACCTGTTGCAGGTGCGCCTCGCGATCACGTGCAGCCTGCTCATCGATTCCGAGCTCCCCGTCGACAAGATCGCGCGGCGCAGCGGCATGGGTAATGGCGACCGGCTGGCGAAGATCTTTCGCAAACGCATGATGGTGTCGCCCACCGAGTTCCGCGTGCAAAGCCGCCGCGAAGCGCGCGGTTGA
- a CDS encoding DsbA family protein, which produces MTQAIDAATPLWFYDFVSPFSYLLLEQQDKWPSMPFTLVPVSVQALYRHWGQRAASEVPPKRVFTYRHALFRAEQLGIPFRMPPAHPFDSTKPLLLAAAIEADLATVCSMFRFIWREGRDPSTADGFADLCSAVGIPHGERLIEHEDSKARLQRNLDDAVALDVFGVPTFRLNRQIFWGEDALPMLLYCARSPGWLESPEVRRVSELPLGHAG; this is translated from the coding sequence ATGACCCAAGCCATCGATGCGGCCACGCCGCTGTGGTTCTACGACTTCGTGTCGCCGTTTTCGTATCTGCTGCTCGAGCAGCAGGACAAATGGCCGAGCATGCCGTTCACGCTCGTGCCCGTCTCCGTGCAGGCGCTTTATCGACATTGGGGCCAACGGGCCGCGAGCGAGGTGCCGCCCAAGCGCGTGTTTACGTACCGGCATGCCCTGTTCCGCGCCGAACAGCTCGGCATCCCGTTTCGCATGCCGCCCGCGCATCCGTTCGATTCGACCAAGCCGCTGCTTCTCGCCGCCGCGATCGAGGCCGATCTCGCGACCGTATGCTCGATGTTCCGGTTCATCTGGCGCGAAGGGCGCGATCCGTCCACGGCAGATGGCTTCGCCGATTTGTGCAGTGCGGTCGGCATACCTCATGGCGAGCGCCTGATCGAGCACGAGGATTCGAAGGCCCGGCTGCAGCGCAACCTCGACGATGCGGTGGCGCTCGACGTCTTCGGCGTGCCCACCTTCCGCCTCAACCGGCAGATTTTCTGGGGCGAGGACGCGTTGCCGATGCTGTTGTACTGCGCGCGCTCGCCGGGCTGGCTCGAGTCGCCCGAGGTGCGCCGCGTAAGCGAGCTTCCGCTCGGTCACGCGGGCTGA
- a CDS encoding helix-turn-helix domain-containing protein, which yields MAKRIAILIFDAFSLVEVSSVAEVFRIADELELERATGALENGHAAATAEAPPEPHARTHAPPERIEQMAQLESPPPHASYELVVVSDTGGSVASSGAMRVWSERLEDYASSGFDVLFIAGGPGASRAKSDETLLRHLRAVLEHTRTIKAIGEGFAILAAANAPSEAPGGGSSPSVPLAVAAAARTAPMLEQPVSLDDPLGPIAAALSIVKRERGADAAREIAERSIPGAWRRLGAVLGELDEGGAREKINAAARWMRENYGQPISVAKAAQVAAMSERSFLRRFKSQIGLTPSEYLLRARLDASCLLLVATDLPVDKIARRCGVSSGDGLAKIFRKRLAISPTEYRIAERRRTGDH from the coding sequence ATGGCCAAACGCATCGCTATTCTGATCTTCGACGCGTTTTCGCTCGTCGAAGTAAGCTCGGTCGCCGAAGTGTTTCGCATCGCCGACGAACTGGAACTCGAGCGCGCCACCGGCGCGCTCGAAAACGGCCATGCGGCCGCAACGGCGGAAGCGCCGCCCGAGCCGCATGCGCGCACGCATGCACCGCCGGAGCGGATCGAGCAAATGGCGCAACTCGAATCGCCGCCGCCGCACGCATCTTACGAACTCGTCGTCGTGTCCGACACGGGCGGAAGCGTGGCGAGCAGCGGCGCAATGCGCGTGTGGTCCGAGCGGCTCGAAGACTACGCATCGAGCGGGTTCGACGTGCTCTTCATCGCGGGCGGGCCCGGCGCCTCGCGCGCCAAATCCGATGAAACGCTGCTTCGCCATCTGCGCGCGGTGCTCGAACATACGCGCACGATCAAGGCGATCGGCGAAGGCTTCGCCATCCTGGCCGCGGCCAATGCGCCCAGCGAAGCGCCGGGCGGCGGCTCGAGCCCGAGCGTACCGCTCGCGGTCGCGGCGGCGGCACGAACCGCGCCAATGCTCGAGCAACCGGTCTCGCTCGACGATCCGCTCGGCCCCATAGCGGCGGCGCTGTCGATCGTCAAGCGCGAGCGAGGTGCCGACGCGGCGCGCGAAATCGCCGAGCGCTCGATACCGGGCGCCTGGCGCAGGCTAGGTGCCGTGCTGGGCGAACTCGACGAAGGCGGAGCCAGGGAAAAGATCAATGCCGCGGCACGCTGGATGCGGGAGAACTATGGCCAGCCGATCTCCGTCGCGAAGGCGGCACAAGTGGCGGCCATGAGCGAGCGCAGCTTCCTGCGCCGCTTCAAGTCGCAGATCGGGCTTACGCCGTCCGAGTACCTGCTGCGCGCCCGGCTCGATGCGAGCTGCCTGCTGCTCGTCGCTACCGACCTGCCCGTCGACAAGATCGCTCGCCGTTGCGGCGTGAGCAGCGGTGACGGGCTCGCAAAGATCTTCCGCAAGCGACTCGCGATCTCGCCCACCGAATACCGGATCGCCGAGCGCCGCCGCACGGGCGACCACTAG
- a CDS encoding polysaccharide biosynthesis/export family protein: MCYSDERVRAFLTFVFIALAGLLSACSIVPGQRMVTPPTVDETGGEYSTEPQQKVQVPITDINLALLRQMNAKTAQHTLAPDVAALFGKPSAYTVGPGDVLQITVWDHPELAAALGQPAQTTRDADAAPGFVVDEAGNIQFPYAGTLHVAGDNVDTVKRKIVGRISKVYKSPEVTVRVASYRASQVYVDGEVGKPGAQQINDIAMTLTQAIGRAGGFTGNADQSQVTLVRGGTSYPLNFGELVKSGHNPSDIVLKPGDMVRVGSRDEHGVYVMGEVNKPATIMPMRNGSLTLAQALSEAGSLNPNTAAAKQLFVIRDSTGANPQIYHLDATSPVSMVLANQFALQPKDVVYVDNGGLVKFNRVLNLFLPAINAGLTAAIVTK, encoded by the coding sequence ATGTGCTATTCCGACGAGCGCGTTCGCGCCTTTCTGACATTCGTTTTCATCGCGCTGGCGGGCCTGTTGTCGGCTTGCTCGATCGTGCCTGGCCAGCGCATGGTGACGCCGCCCACGGTCGACGAGACCGGCGGCGAATACAGCACCGAGCCACAGCAGAAAGTGCAGGTGCCGATCACCGACATCAATCTCGCCCTGCTTCGGCAGATGAACGCCAAGACGGCCCAGCATACGCTCGCGCCCGACGTCGCGGCGCTCTTCGGCAAGCCGTCGGCCTATACGGTCGGGCCCGGCGACGTGCTGCAGATCACCGTCTGGGACCATCCGGAACTCGCGGCGGCCCTCGGCCAACCCGCGCAGACGACGCGCGATGCCGATGCGGCCCCTGGTTTCGTCGTCGACGAGGCCGGCAACATTCAGTTTCCCTACGCGGGCACGCTGCACGTGGCGGGCGACAACGTCGATACGGTCAAGCGCAAGATCGTCGGACGCATCAGCAAGGTCTACAAGAGCCCCGAGGTGACCGTGCGCGTGGCGTCGTATCGCGCCTCGCAAGTGTACGTGGATGGCGAAGTCGGCAAGCCCGGGGCGCAGCAGATCAACGACATCGCAATGACGCTCACGCAGGCGATCGGGCGTGCCGGCGGCTTCACGGGCAACGCCGATCAGAGTCAGGTCACGCTCGTACGTGGCGGCACGAGCTACCCGCTCAACTTCGGCGAACTCGTGAAGTCGGGGCACAACCCGTCGGACATCGTGCTGAAACCGGGCGACATGGTGCGTGTGGGCTCGCGCGACGAGCACGGCGTGTACGTGATGGGCGAAGTCAACAAACCGGCCACCATCATGCCGATGCGTAATGGCAGCCTCACGCTGGCGCAGGCGCTCTCCGAGGCCGGCAGCCTCAATCCGAACACCGCCGCGGCCAAGCAGCTCTTCGTCATCCGCGATTCGACCGGCGCCAACCCGCAGATCTATCACCTCGACGCGACTTCGCCCGTATCGATGGTGCTGGCGAATCAGTTCGCACTGCAGCCCAAGGACGTCGTCTACGTCGATAACGGCGGGCTCGTGAAGTTCAACCGCGTGCTGAATCTGTTCCTGCCCGCGATCAATGCGGGGCTGACCGCGGCCATCGTCACGAAGTGA
- a CDS encoding undecaprenyl-phosphate glucose phosphotransferase, with amino-acid sequence MRDFQGLIARLVDVVLIIGAAVLASHMRFADWAQRGFTDAFALFTAAFAMVLFPVFGVYESWRGRSKRLLAGQVALAWFVVQACALTVMFSLRQIDFVSRLWFAYWTALAGGLLIAYRLGAHAVLARVRHAGWNLHQVALVGCGAHCEKMLRRIEAAPATGFRATAVYLPGGDPHHEVPSLDGHDAPVRRFDDLEAFAAYVRASDVHEVWLVLPLSEERTILRVVREFRDELVNVRFMPDVHTLALFDTSGIIDLLGVPAINLMASPLSPSALLKKEAFDRVFALAALIGLAPVMIAIAITVKLSSPGPVFFRQKRKGADGRVFTIYKFRSMRVHQTTPGVVEQAVRRDPRVTKVGAFLRRTSLDELPQFFNVLRGEMSVVGPRPHALEHDDLYRKVVAGYIHRYRIKPGITGWAQINGYRGETDRIEKMERRVAHDLYYLGNWSFALDMRIIAATVVKGLMHTNAY; translated from the coding sequence ATGCGTGACTTCCAAGGCTTGATCGCGCGGCTCGTCGACGTCGTGCTCATCATCGGCGCCGCGGTGCTCGCTTCGCACATGCGGTTTGCCGATTGGGCGCAGCGCGGCTTCACCGATGCGTTCGCGCTCTTTACCGCGGCGTTCGCGATGGTGCTGTTTCCGGTGTTCGGGGTGTACGAATCCTGGCGAGGCCGCTCGAAGCGGCTGCTGGCGGGGCAGGTCGCGCTCGCGTGGTTCGTCGTGCAGGCGTGCGCGCTGACCGTCATGTTCTCGCTGCGTCAGATCGATTTCGTGTCCCGGCTCTGGTTCGCTTACTGGACGGCGCTGGCAGGCGGCCTGCTGATCGCGTACCGGCTCGGCGCCCATGCCGTGCTGGCCCGGGTACGGCATGCCGGATGGAACCTGCATCAGGTCGCGCTCGTGGGGTGTGGCGCACATTGCGAAAAGATGCTGCGCCGGATCGAGGCGGCGCCCGCCACGGGTTTTCGCGCAACGGCCGTCTATCTGCCCGGGGGCGACCCGCACCATGAGGTCCCGTCTCTCGACGGCCACGATGCGCCTGTCCGCCGCTTCGACGATCTCGAAGCCTTCGCGGCCTACGTGCGCGCCAGCGACGTGCACGAAGTGTGGCTCGTGCTGCCGCTGTCGGAGGAGCGCACGATCTTGCGTGTCGTGCGCGAGTTTCGCGACGAACTCGTCAACGTCCGTTTCATGCCGGACGTGCACACGCTCGCGCTCTTCGACACGAGCGGGATCATCGATCTGCTCGGCGTGCCTGCCATCAACCTCATGGCGTCCCCGCTTTCTCCGAGCGCGCTGTTGAAAAAGGAAGCTTTCGATCGCGTCTTCGCGCTTGCGGCGCTGATCGGTCTTGCGCCCGTCATGATCGCGATCGCCATCACCGTGAAGCTATCGTCGCCTGGCCCCGTGTTTTTCCGGCAAAAGCGCAAAGGGGCCGATGGGCGGGTCTTCACGATCTACAAGTTCCGCTCGATGCGCGTGCACCAGACAACGCCCGGCGTCGTCGAGCAGGCGGTGCGGCGCGATCCGCGCGTGACGAAAGTCGGCGCGTTCCTGCGCCGCACGAGCCTCGACGAGCTGCCGCAATTCTTCAATGTGCTGCGCGGCGAGATGTCGGTGGTCGGCCCGCGTCCGCACGCGCTCGAGCACGACGATCTGTATCGGAAGGTCGTGGCGGGCTACATCCATCGCTATCGCATCAAGCCGGGCATCACGGGGTGGGCGCAGATCAACGGCTATCGCGGCGAAACCGACCGCATCGAGAAGATGGAAAGGCGGGTGGCGCACGACCTCTACTACCTCGGCAACTGGTCGTTCGCGCTCGACATGCGAATCATCGCCGCGACCGTCGTGAAGGGGCTCATGCACACGAACGCCTACTGA